From a region of the Procambarus clarkii isolate CNS0578487 chromosome 2, FALCON_Pclarkii_2.0, whole genome shotgun sequence genome:
- the LOC123762351 gene encoding uncharacterized protein: MGSGVGKGEDEGVKGTWRVNTFLFLLTGSQGVLLPWTPLILKAASFSAQGVGVVTCLVTLASSLGVIACLTGVRKTRSGAVRRLLLLLLLASAAALHVSAVILLQQQQAVRRLGSCYYQYSSISSPPSSSLISTTISQPSSSPQPPGSPSTPLLSSTTSDTELLPSSMVHQNGSIIVLTKTTQNVTTLQHPQLLDTSTDETRRGTKIKPGKGTKVLPVTTTVEGPQNKQVTDTFTTLWPTNIISSSNNYAKSEFSHKTQITSKRQHDSGKSADHTKTTAGVLPDNPDNSDQRADVGDLTDNDTPQKEVGEADDSEDDDGDYNDENYSDNQQGDEVSLVRLSGPDRNEDLLSKPRLLGKYSESNFPVLSDHKKSPKTPRGRTHGIILIQETVHVRTAVICARGCPLHEAKLMNQEARRVTEFSSGVNPQKVYQRSRRSLPLYTGDANAGDIDTNTAASPVSHNDGSITKSHTNPRDGVSEESRSASESEARDIGVKMGVAVLIIIGGFLGAGVEASVAQLWHCYSHGYDEGGVSHDILQRTITHTFHLSTYASHKSWSLLTSGAWLLMGGALSTIACMVGVEVGVYGGLASVHLALVLCALGVLLLVPVPYGSVDPPRTRRPLSLYLDDEVLREGLRRLTFHSWVLANGCLAAFSFTFSIWLLQEMTSQGSAMVAQAAALAVTFISEGLTHQTQRWIMSHWGLQGTMGIGGVGVMLHFGVMWASENVGLVVVSHAGLGCGLALMWVAVKNNSLLLATVSDQEREAWASWWCWRLGVGVGAAVWGSGVQGAGQTVRPLLLHATLISATIASTVGVTAIITRRNWRTHRRVYHTLDLNMADSTEDDHEDDDPCEDDWLVKRAKKEGITL, encoded by the exons ATGGGCTCGGGCGTGGGTAAGGGGGAGGACGAGGGCGTGAAGGGAACGTGGCGTGTGAACACCTTCCTCTTTTTGTTGACGGGAAGTCAAGGAGTCTTGCTGCCCTGGACGCCCCTCATCCTCAAGGCTGCTAGCTTCTCTGCTCAGG GTGTGGGCGTGGTCACGTGCCTTGTTACCCTGGCCTCCAGCTTGGGTGTAATAGCGTGTCTGACGGGTGTCAGGAAGACCCGCAGCGGGGCCGTACGTCGGCTGCTGCTTCTCCTGCTGCTGGCTTCTGCTGCCGCTTTGCATGTGTCTGCTGTGATactcctgcagcagcagcaggcggtAAGACGCCTTGGCTCCTGCTACTACCAATATTCCTCCATTTCTTCTCCACCCTCTTCATCATTGATCTCTACCACTATCTCACAGCCATCGTCATCACCGCAGCCACCAGGATCACCATCAACACCGTTATTATCGTCAACAACATCAGACACGGAGCTGCTGCCTTCATCAATGGTTCACCAGAACGGAAGCATCATCGTGCTGACAAAAACAACACAAAATGTGACTACATTGCAACATCCGCAATTAT TGGACACCAGCACAGATGAGACTCGCAGAGGCACCAAAATAAAGCCAGGGAAGGGCACAAAGGTTCTTCCAGTGACGACAACGGTTGAAGGTCCACAAAATAAACAAGTAACTGACACCTTCACCACTTTATGGCCCACAAACATTATAAGCAGTTCCAATAATTATGCAAAGAGTGAATTTTCACATAAAACTCAAATAACCTCAAAACGGCAACATGACTCTGGGAAAAGCGCCGACCACACCAAGACGACAGCAGGAGTACTGCCAGACAACCCTGATAATAGCGACCAACGGGCAGATGTCGGAGATTTGACTGACAATGACACACCTCAAAAGGAAGTTGGTGAAGCTGATGACTCAGAAGACGACGATGGCGATTATAATGACGAGAATTACAGCGACAATCAACAAGGAGATGAAGTTTCTCTAGTAAGATTGTCAGGTCCCGATCGCAATGAAGACTTACTTTCTAAACCTCGTTTGCTTGGAAAGTATTCAGAAAGTAATTTTCCAGTACTTTCTGACCACAAAAAATCTCCCAAG ACTCCAAGAGGGAGGACTCACGGCATCATTCTCATCCAAGAGACCGTCCACGTTCGTACAGCAGTGATCTGCGCCCGTGGTTGTCCCCTCCACGAAGCCAAATTGATGAATCAGGAAGCCAGGAGAGTCACGGAATTTAGTTCAGGTGTCAACCCACAGAAGGTGTACCAACGAAGCCGTCGTTCCCTTCCTTTATATACAGGAGACGCTAATGCCGGCGATATTGACACTAACACGGCAGCAAGTCCAGTAAGTCATAATGATGGGAGTATAACAAAGTCTCACACAAACCCTAGGGATGGGGTTTCAGAGGAGTCGCGGAGCGCGTCAGAAAGTGAGGCCCGCGATATAGGGGTGAAGATGGGTGTCGCGGTACTTATAATTATTGGCGGGTTTCTGGGGGCAGGAGTGGAGGCCAGCGTGGCCCAGCTCTGGCACTGCTACTCCCACGGCTACGACGAAGGTGGCGTCAGCCACGACATTCTGCAGCGCACCATCACTCACACCTTCCACCTCAGTACCTACGCCAGTCACAAGTCATGGTCGCTGCTGACCTCGGGGGCGTGGCTCCTGATGGGTGGAGCCCTGTCCACCATAGCGTGCATGGTGGGTGTTGAGGTGGGCGTGTACGGCGGGTTGGCAAGCGTGCACCTGGCGCTTGTGTTGTGCGCCCTGGGcgtcctgctgctggtgcctgtcccCTACGGCTCCGTGGACCCTCCCAGGACCCGCCGCCCTCTCTCCCTCTACCTCGACGATGAG GTCCTGCGAGAAGGACTCCGGCGTCTGACCTTCCACTCGTGGGTGCTGGCCAACGGCTGCCTCGCTGCCTTCTCCTTCACCTTCAGCATCTGGCTCCTGCAGGAGATGACCTCGCAG GGGTCGGCGATGGTGGCCCAGGCAGCGGCGCTTGCTGTCACCTTCATTTCGGAGGGCCTGACTCATCAGACCCAACGATGGATTATGTCCCACTGGGGGCTGCAGGGAACCATGGGCATAGGCGGCGTGGGCGTGATGCTTCACTTCGGAGTGATGTGGGCGTCTGAGAACGTTGGCCTAGTGGTCGTCTCCCACGCTGGATTAGGCTGTGGCTTGGCGCTCATGTGGGTCGCCGTCAAAAACAACTCTCTACTTCTCGCCACCGTTa GTGACCAGGAGCGGGAGGCGTGGGCGTCGTGGTGGTGCTGGCGTcttggtgtgggcgtgggggcgGCCGTGTGGGGGTCAGGTGTACAGGGCGCGGGGCAGACGGTGCGGCCACTCCTTCTACACGCCACACTCATCTCTGCCACCATCGCCTCCACCGTTGGTGTCACAGCCATCATCACCAG GCGGAACTGGCGAACCCATCGAAGAGTCTACCACACTCTCGACCTCAACATGGCTGATAGCACTGAGGACGACCACGAAGACGACGATCCCTGCGAAGACGACTGGTTGGTCAAGAGAGCCAAGAAGGAAGGCATCACTCTCTGA